CTCACTTTCTATTTTTCCTTTTTGTGAGACAATAACTCCTTTATCTACAAAAAGATTTACCAAACCTACAGCTTGATTTAAAATACCACCTGGGTTGGTTCTAAGATCTAGTATAATTCCTTTTACATTAGAATGTTTTTTGATAGCTTTACTAGCTTCATCTACGACATTTTTATCAAAATTAGTCACTCTTAAATAAAGCAAGTTTTCATTTTCGATTAATTTTGTATAAACGCTATCTACTTTTATAATATCTCTTTTTAAATTAACATCAAATGGTTTTGTATCGCCTTTTCTATAGATAGTTAGAGTAACCTTTGTCTTGGGTTCTCCACGCATTTTAGAAACAGCTTCATTTAAAGTCATACCTAAGGTTGATTCGTTATTAATTCTTAAGATAATATCATCAGTTTTAATGCCTGCTTTATCCGCTGGACTTCCTTCTATAGGAGCTACAACGCTAATTGCTCCATCTTTTTGCGTAATGGTAAAACCAAGTCCACCAAATTCCCCATTAGTTTGCTCTTTAAGTTCTTTATAACCTTTTTCATCTAAGAAAGAAGAATGAGCATCTAAATTTGTTAGTAAACCTGCTATGGATTTATCAACCAAATCTGTATAATTAACATCATCAACATAGTATTGTTCTATGATAGACATGGTTCTTGTGAGTTTAGATAAAGCTTCTATTTTCTTTTCTGCTTCACTAGGAGCGGGATTTTTAGCTTGTAAATTAGTAAAAATAAAAGAAGCGGTTACTAAACTACAAATACTAGCTGCGATAATAAGATTTCTTTTTGTCTTCAAAGGAAAAACTCCAAAATAAATATGAATTCATAAAATAACTATCTAATTTTAGTTATTTTTGCTTAAAAAATCGTAAATAAAGTAAATATTTTTATGATATTAGTGTATATATATAAAAAATTATTTATAAATATAACTAAATAAACTTGACAATAATAGACTAAAGTTATATAATACATCTCATATAAAAGTAAAAAAGGAGTAAAAATGGCAAATATACAAGATTTTTTAACAGATTCTATGCTTTCAAATATAGAAAGTGCAATTTCTTTGGCCATTCATTCTAAGAATAGCGAAATAAAACCTTTGCA
This genomic stretch from Campylobacter lari subsp. concheus harbors:
- a CDS encoding S41 family peptidase; its protein translation is MKTKRNLIIAASICSLVTASFIFTNLQAKNPAPSEAEKKIEALSKLTRTMSIIEQYYVDDVNYTDLVDKSIAGLLTNLDAHSSFLDEKGYKELKEQTNGEFGGLGFTITQKDGAISVVAPIEGSPADKAGIKTDDIILRINNESTLGMTLNEAVSKMRGEPKTKVTLTIYRKGDTKPFDVNLKRDIIKVDSVYTKLIENENLLYLRVTNFDKNVVDEASKAIKKHSNVKGIILDLRTNPGGILNQAVGLVNLFVDKGVIVSQKGKIESENVEFKANPGKKITNAPLVVLVNGGSASASEIVSGALQDFKRAIIIGEKTFGKGSVQLILPMDEKGKEGLRLTIAKYYLPSGRTIQAVGVSPDIEVFPGKVSKEENHGFEIKESDLKKHLQAELDKIGHQEKKKDNKDNKNIITKEQIDNDIQLKTAIDAIKILNITKGE